In Bdellovibrionales bacterium, the following proteins share a genomic window:
- a CDS encoding helix-turn-helix domain-containing protein yields the protein MGRTDKVILSVEARVLKRLREKNGLSMRRAGQLLGWSDSYISQIENGRERIPKGERLLRFLSVYGGITEKYFKQLCKDYEEDQTDEMVIQDLLPKLKPEQIKVIRTLCASFAGKEL from the coding sequence ATGGGTCGAACAGATAAAGTCATATTAAGCGTTGAGGCGCGTGTTTTAAAACGATTGCGCGAGAAGAATGGCCTGTCAATGAGACGAGCAGGTCAGCTTCTAGGATGGTCTGACAGTTACATATCGCAAATAGAGAATGGTCGTGAGCGCATCCCTAAAGGTGAGCGCCTATTGCGATTCTTGAGCGTATACGGTGGAATTACAGAAAAGTATTTTAAGCAACTCTGCAAAGACTATGAAGAAGATCAAACCGATGAAATGGTCATACAGGATCTGCTACCAAAGTTAAAACCCGAACAGATTAAAGTTATTAGAACTCTATGTGCCAGCTTTGCAGGAAAAGAACTTTAG
- a CDS encoding helix-turn-helix domain-containing protein gives MENLKGKKIFTAAEAAQYLSITIQTLYNMKHKGEIKGFNMGGKKKGKLFFFEEHLLEAAMGRVG, from the coding sequence ATGGAAAACCTGAAAGGAAAAAAGATTTTTACTGCGGCAGAAGCTGCCCAATATCTGAGCATTACCATCCAGACTCTCTACAACATGAAACACAAGGGCGAAATCAAGGGCTTCAACATGGGAGGGAAAAAGAAGGGGAAACTTTTCTTTTTTGAAGAGCATTTACTCGAAGCCGCAATGGGGAGGGTCGGATGA
- a CDS encoding aldo/keto reductase, which yields MRQKDALDHNFKKEGIPLNYVQSSPPSFIYGTAWKAEATAGLVKLAISAGFSAIDTANQKKHYREDYVGMALKELFENGLERSSLFLQSKFTFVQGQDHRIPYDPDASYAEQVRASFESTLSNLHTDYLDSFLLHGPLSRSGMTDGDWEVWQAMEALYDDEMTLAIGLSNVSGTHLRQVIDLGKVKPSYVQNRCFAVQGWDHEVRSICRENDILYQGFSLLTANLQVLEDARIQMLADRHEASPEQIIFRASQQMGMIPLTGTSNEQHMRQDLKCCEFELSDSEMVLIETISG from the coding sequence ATGCGACAAAAGGATGCGCTAGATCATAATTTTAAAAAGGAGGGTATTCCATTGAATTACGTCCAATCATCACCACCCAGCTTTATTTATGGCACTGCCTGGAAGGCTGAGGCCACTGCGGGCCTCGTTAAATTAGCAATTTCTGCTGGATTCTCGGCTATCGACACCGCTAATCAGAAAAAGCACTACCGCGAAGATTACGTTGGGATGGCACTCAAGGAATTATTTGAAAATGGTCTGGAGCGTTCCAGTCTATTTTTACAAAGCAAATTTACTTTTGTGCAGGGCCAGGATCATCGAATTCCTTATGATCCTGATGCCTCATATGCGGAGCAAGTCAGGGCTTCCTTTGAAAGTACTTTGTCAAACTTGCACACGGACTACCTGGATTCCTTTTTGCTCCATGGGCCTCTTTCAAGAAGTGGCATGACGGATGGCGATTGGGAGGTGTGGCAAGCGATGGAGGCTCTTTACGATGACGAAATGACACTGGCAATTGGGCTTAGTAATGTCAGTGGAACACATCTTCGGCAGGTGATCGATTTGGGAAAAGTGAAGCCAAGTTATGTGCAAAATCGTTGTTTTGCAGTCCAAGGCTGGGATCACGAAGTGAGGTCTATCTGCAGGGAAAACGATATTTTGTATCAGGGATTTTCTCTTCTCACAGCAAATCTTCAAGTACTTGAAGATGCACGAATACAGATGCTCGCAGATCGACATGAAGCGAGCCCTGAGCAAATTATTTTTCGTGCTTCTCAGCAAATGGGAATGATACCTCTGACTGGGACTTCAAATGAACAGCACATGCGGCAGGATCTGAAGTGCTGCGAATTCGAGCTGAGCGATTCTGAAATGGTTCTTATCGAAACGATATCTGGATAG
- a CDS encoding site-specific integrase has product MSNVKTDKYITEKNGAFEVRVTSEIKGIHFERRKRGIKDKPSARYIANQFLAERDQFRRDVNSGQVSWKTAIVEWAAYAKSKQLSESTIDSARLTLEKQTASWMNRPVKSITNEEVEALIHKAYQDDKVETKKGLLKHIRNVFRRQIQLGKVKFNPCSGINLGPAPQKEMKAMTRNEIETLLEKAKDTNHEWYPVWRVTYELGLRAGEAYGLKWTDINFDSGFVTVQRSFSTRTKKFKAPKNNKFRTVPLNQSLKEYLLALKQTSLEKEFVFERNTTWDHGEQAKVLSEFQKSIGIQQTNFHSLRASFITHLLLAGVPLLKVKEMVGHRRTETTERYMRMVAADTIGATDALSIKNDDEDDDEDQEEES; this is encoded by the coding sequence ATGAGCAACGTCAAAACAGACAAATACATTACTGAGAAAAACGGAGCCTTTGAAGTGCGAGTCACTTCAGAAATCAAGGGAATCCATTTTGAAAGACGTAAACGCGGCATAAAGGACAAACCATCAGCCAGGTATATTGCAAATCAGTTTCTTGCAGAGCGAGATCAGTTTCGACGGGACGTCAACTCTGGCCAAGTCAGTTGGAAGACAGCCATTGTAGAATGGGCAGCTTACGCAAAATCAAAACAATTGTCAGAGTCCACCATAGATTCTGCAAGGTTAACACTTGAGAAACAGACCGCGAGTTGGATGAATCGGCCAGTAAAGTCGATTACCAATGAAGAGGTCGAAGCTCTCATTCACAAGGCCTATCAGGATGACAAAGTCGAAACCAAAAAAGGTTTACTTAAGCACATTCGAAATGTGTTTAGGCGGCAGATCCAATTAGGAAAAGTAAAATTTAATCCGTGCAGTGGAATCAATTTAGGCCCTGCACCACAAAAGGAGATGAAAGCAATGACAAGAAATGAAATAGAAACACTATTGGAAAAAGCTAAAGATACAAATCACGAATGGTATCCCGTTTGGAGAGTGACCTACGAACTGGGACTACGCGCTGGAGAGGCCTACGGCTTAAAATGGACTGATATTAATTTTGACTCTGGCTTTGTCACTGTACAGAGGTCCTTCAGTACGAGGACGAAAAAATTCAAAGCTCCGAAAAACAATAAATTTAGAACGGTCCCACTGAATCAATCACTTAAAGAATATTTGCTAGCACTAAAGCAGACCTCTCTCGAAAAAGAATTTGTTTTTGAACGCAACACAACTTGGGATCATGGCGAACAAGCAAAGGTTTTATCTGAATTTCAGAAATCTATTGGCATTCAGCAAACAAATTTCCACAGCTTGAGAGCTTCATTCATAACCCACCTATTACTTGCAGGAGTACCCTTGCTAAAAGTGAAGGAGATGGTTGGTCATCGAAGAACTGAAACTACCGAAAGATATATGCGAATGGTCGCTGCAGATACAATCGGCGCTACAGATGCCCTTTCAATTAAAAATGACGATGAGGATGATGACGAAGATCAAGAGGAGGAATCATGA